One Fuerstiella marisgermanici DNA window includes the following coding sequences:
- a CDS encoding DUF11 domain-containing protein: MRFKVGSQIFAMSSMLAFSGCASLFGPYVPLKTTYSSLPTEGRATVAEPADQAATVTMAQPEFDAGATPILEPVKPQLSLPQETPRQLPEQAAAQTVEDVPRLRPTAALTGLNSSEPSTSTTTPGNPFAVAEAAAEPPSPFPANEDTTPVNPFALAEAAADSQPDPQVQEVVPVVDEVVEIQVDSPTHTAFTTPAAEPQKQQPKKQRLRTGLIRQTSAEAAAMATPASFAGASINAASQNATTFHPSVPRLPSGQPGCPIEAACGDGIPAVVQAYPDEYICDGGDRDFPVHYYGGQMQGLDTEDTVAEFKDHEGQNHVNPSNRVCIYAPRFGAVQTVTSLGVDVKIDKAAGARDVSGFGALEKRDGVGFSGSHSGAAGVGTRRSASGIETMIPAHQSAKTDSIVETAKVDQGLESKMTAGLGQIALSDVAELNIQIVGLLADVSETSPGISASTSQATQTYSTFRLEAVSGSDNSGRPGKVHIMKEASPQVAKPGDTITFRIHFRNTGDLNVHDVRIIDNLTPRLIYTDGSGQIQIANQSGGSLTAAPNKEGSQTLVFELDEPLQGGQTGTITFEAVVR, from the coding sequence ATGCGTTTTAAAGTCGGCTCGCAAATATTTGCTATGTCATCAATGCTGGCCTTCAGTGGCTGTGCATCACTGTTCGGACCATACGTGCCGTTAAAGACAACGTATTCGTCGTTGCCGACAGAAGGTCGTGCCACCGTCGCCGAACCGGCTGACCAGGCGGCCACGGTGACTATGGCACAGCCGGAATTCGACGCCGGTGCCACGCCGATTCTTGAACCCGTGAAGCCGCAACTGTCGTTGCCGCAGGAAACGCCTCGGCAACTGCCTGAGCAAGCCGCGGCGCAGACTGTCGAGGATGTGCCGAGACTTCGCCCGACTGCAGCGTTGACGGGACTGAACAGCTCAGAACCATCGACGTCGACGACAACGCCGGGCAACCCATTTGCCGTTGCCGAAGCGGCCGCTGAACCGCCGTCGCCGTTTCCCGCGAACGAAGACACCACACCAGTCAACCCGTTCGCTCTGGCCGAAGCGGCCGCCGATTCGCAGCCTGACCCGCAAGTACAGGAAGTTGTTCCCGTCGTTGATGAGGTCGTAGAAATCCAAGTGGATTCACCAACACACACGGCTTTCACCACACCAGCAGCGGAACCACAGAAACAGCAGCCTAAGAAGCAGCGTCTTCGAACAGGTCTGATCCGACAAACATCTGCGGAAGCTGCGGCAATGGCCACACCGGCCAGCTTTGCAGGTGCGTCAATCAACGCAGCATCACAGAACGCGACCACCTTTCATCCCTCCGTACCGCGACTTCCATCCGGCCAGCCGGGCTGTCCGATCGAAGCAGCGTGCGGCGACGGAATTCCGGCTGTTGTGCAGGCGTATCCCGATGAATACATCTGCGATGGCGGTGACCGAGACTTCCCGGTCCACTACTACGGCGGTCAGATGCAGGGACTGGATACTGAAGATACGGTGGCCGAATTCAAGGATCACGAAGGTCAGAATCATGTGAACCCCAGCAATCGAGTTTGCATTTACGCGCCTCGGTTTGGAGCCGTGCAAACGGTCACCAGCCTTGGGGTCGACGTGAAGATCGACAAAGCTGCGGGAGCTCGTGACGTGTCCGGATTTGGAGCGTTGGAAAAACGAGACGGCGTCGGATTCAGCGGCAGCCACAGCGGGGCCGCCGGTGTAGGAACTCGCCGCAGTGCCAGCGGAATCGAAACCATGATACCCGCTCACCAGTCCGCCAAGACCGACAGTATTGTCGAAACGGCGAAGGTGGATCAGGGGCTGGAATCGAAGATGACCGCAGGTCTGGGCCAGATTGCGTTGTCTGATGTGGCTGAGTTGAATATTCAAATTGTGGGCTTGCTCGCAGATGTCTCCGAGACTTCGCCAGGAATCAGTGCCTCCACATCCCAGGCGACTCAAACGTATTCCACCTTTCGACTTGAAGCTGTCTCGGGCAGCGACAACAGCGGTCGACCGGGCAAAGTTCACATCATGAAGGAAGCGTCGCCACAGGTGGCAAAGCCTGGCGATACCATCACCTTTCGAATTCACTTCCGCAACACGGGTGACCTGAACGTTCACGACGTTCGGATCATCGATAACCTGACGCCTCGACTGATTTACACCGATGGCAGCGGGCAAATTCAGATCGCCAATCAAAGCGGTGGTTCGCTAACGGCGGCACCGAACAAAGAAGGCAGTCAGACACTCGTGTTCGAACTGGACGAACCGCTACAAGGTGGCCAGACCGGAACGATTACGTTCGAAGCTGTTGTGAGGTAA
- a CDS encoding LolA family protein produces MKHKPHSLTSGTVAILLAVTAVGLGIGHSFPISAFAQQADPAKGDGAENGPDNNGAEEKKAPALKRSHLSAAQVFDGVAKKLNDAQSLSCTLHQNVVMSGQTFQAVGQYVQASGNRMRLEYQIFPIRAAKASDKEALAIGGEPEDASELKPTGSLQQVSDGSVLWSYWINGAQKQLSRRNIQEITTAVNDIANYSTASSLQDLGVGGLQALMTRLQTGMDFGAVQEQQVGDTKLLVLYGRWSDKTLKDVFGAEDPKTAVMQDFVPDYVRVYVDEATMLPRRIQYLKKHPDPEAKQVRPLATLDLRKLKLNETVPDSTFEFERPNGEDLKEEDLTGQVIDTIKQIAKAKDEPADGDAETDDNDKPE; encoded by the coding sequence ATGAAGCACAAACCGCACAGTTTGACATCCGGTACCGTCGCCATTCTTCTGGCAGTTACTGCCGTTGGCCTTGGTATTGGCCACTCGTTCCCGATTTCCGCGTTCGCTCAGCAGGCGGACCCTGCGAAAGGCGACGGTGCCGAAAACGGACCTGACAACAACGGGGCCGAAGAAAAGAAAGCCCCCGCGCTGAAACGGTCTCACCTTTCAGCCGCACAGGTTTTCGATGGCGTGGCGAAGAAACTCAACGACGCTCAATCGCTGTCCTGCACGCTGCACCAAAACGTTGTGATGTCCGGCCAGACGTTCCAGGCCGTGGGACAATACGTGCAGGCGTCCGGCAACCGCATGCGGCTGGAATATCAGATCTTCCCCATTCGCGCTGCTAAAGCGTCCGACAAAGAAGCTCTTGCAATCGGCGGCGAGCCTGAGGACGCCAGCGAGCTGAAGCCAACCGGGTCATTACAACAGGTCAGCGACGGCAGCGTGTTGTGGTCCTACTGGATTAACGGAGCTCAAAAACAACTTTCGCGGCGCAACATTCAGGAAATCACGACGGCCGTCAACGACATCGCAAACTACAGCACCGCCAGTAGCCTACAGGATCTGGGCGTCGGCGGACTGCAGGCACTGATGACTCGGCTGCAGACAGGGATGGATTTCGGAGCTGTTCAGGAACAACAGGTCGGCGACACAAAGTTGCTGGTGTTGTACGGTCGCTGGAGTGACAAAACGCTGAAGGACGTGTTTGGTGCCGAAGATCCCAAAACGGCCGTGATGCAGGACTTTGTGCCGGACTACGTGCGAGTGTACGTTGACGAAGCAACAATGCTGCCTCGACGGATTCAGTACCTGAAAAAGCATCCCGATCCAGAAGCCAAACAGGTCCGTCCGCTGGCGACGCTCGATCTGCGAAAGCTGAAGCTGAACGAAACTGTTCCGGATTCCACGTTTGAATTCGAACGTCCGAACGGCGAAGATTTGAAGGAAGAGGACCTGACAGGGCAGGTGATCGACACCATCAAGCAAATTGCGAAAGCAAAGGATGAGCCTGCCGATGGCGATGCCGAGACGGACGACAATGACAAGCCGGAGTAA
- the mutY gene encoding A/G-specific adenine glycosylase: protein MSAYPKDTDLGWRRRVRSRVLRWYDQNGRKLPWRESADPYRIWVSEIMLQQTTVAAVVPYFDRFIDRFPDVQALANARQEQVLKLWEGLGYYSRARNLHKAAGIVATEFDGQFPQTADELKQLPGIGPYTAGAIASFAFNQPAPIVEANTLRLYSRLIELDIDPRGTQGQKKLWKFAAWIVSRKRAADFNQAVMDIGSQVCRPVDPQCPKCPLMPSCKALEAGRQAEIPLEKKKPVITDVIEVSIAVRKGNTYLLRQRTETERWAGLWDFVRFEISEQEAAKIKMPAASRKTAKVLKGQRSLFDHDNRSPKPLANALVQQVETSTGLIVSGYEPVTEIRHAVTRYRIHLLCLVAEVDGGRVQSGSGFQWCTAKQLNELPLSTTGRQFAELLQQR from the coding sequence ATGTCCGCCTACCCTAAAGATACGGATCTCGGCTGGAGACGCCGCGTCCGCTCGCGCGTGTTACGCTGGTACGACCAAAATGGCCGCAAACTTCCCTGGCGAGAATCAGCCGATCCGTATCGCATTTGGGTCAGCGAGATCATGCTACAGCAGACAACAGTTGCCGCCGTCGTGCCGTACTTCGATCGCTTTATCGATCGCTTTCCCGACGTCCAGGCGCTAGCCAATGCCAGGCAGGAACAAGTGCTGAAGTTGTGGGAAGGGCTGGGCTACTACAGTCGAGCTCGAAACCTGCACAAAGCGGCGGGCATCGTTGCGACGGAATTTGATGGACAGTTTCCTCAAACGGCTGACGAATTAAAACAACTGCCGGGCATCGGTCCGTACACGGCGGGAGCCATCGCATCGTTTGCATTCAACCAACCCGCGCCGATTGTGGAAGCGAATACGCTGCGACTTTATTCGCGCCTGATTGAACTGGATATCGACCCGCGGGGCACGCAGGGCCAGAAGAAGCTGTGGAAGTTTGCCGCCTGGATCGTGTCGCGCAAACGAGCGGCGGATTTCAATCAAGCAGTCATGGACATTGGTTCGCAGGTGTGTCGCCCGGTCGATCCGCAGTGCCCCAAGTGCCCGCTAATGCCTTCCTGCAAAGCTTTGGAAGCCGGGCGACAGGCAGAGATTCCATTAGAAAAGAAGAAGCCCGTTATCACGGATGTGATTGAAGTTTCAATCGCCGTCCGCAAAGGAAACACCTACCTGCTGCGGCAGCGAACAGAAACCGAACGGTGGGCCGGCCTGTGGGATTTTGTCCGGTTTGAGATCTCCGAACAGGAGGCGGCAAAAATCAAAATGCCCGCTGCCTCGCGGAAAACGGCAAAGGTGTTGAAAGGGCAGCGAAGCCTTTTTGACCACGACAACCGGTCTCCTAAACCGCTGGCCAACGCGTTGGTTCAGCAAGTCGAAACATCGACAGGACTGATCGTGTCAGGCTACGAGCCCGTCACCGAAATCCGCCACGCTGTTACTCGCTACCGCATCCATTTGTTGTGCCTGGTGGCCGAGGTGGATGGCGGTCGAGTTCAGTCGGGGTCCGGCTTTCAATGGTGTACAGCGAAGCAACTTAACGAATTGCCGCTGTCGACAACCGGTCGACAGTTTGCAGAACTGCTGCAACAGCGATGA
- a CDS encoding neutral/alkaline non-lysosomal ceramidase N-terminal domain-containing protein, which yields MRLPALLCFGFLSVALIAGPSAVAQDARKVFQAGAATSNITPPLGEMIVGGWVPIPATHVHDELHARCLVLDDGSDKIAIVLCDNVGIPREVFDAAKDQIHAATEIPKQNLLLASTHTHSATTARGASKVKRDQELNDYQKFVANRISDGVRRAINNLEPAKIGWGSATEETEVFNRRWFTTDPNQLKNPFGGVDKVRMNPSRGSGSLVKPAGPIDPEVAFVSVQSVDGRPIALLANYSLHYVGGVKSGDISADYFGYFAKYIEQKLGASDQTIPFVGIMSNGTSGDINNINFRERSASRERYDKMQEVAEKVATKVYEAHGSVKFQDWVPVAGAAKELTLEVRKPTPETLAYFESLKDKIEAAPKKYRREAIYATRLQNLTEAPDSIDATMQVLRIGDLAISAIPFETFVEIGLELKDATPFEKTFTIELANGSFGYLPTPEQHELGGYETWLGTNNVEFEASRKITATLLELQKKLKQK from the coding sequence ATGCGTTTGCCTGCCCTGTTATGTTTTGGTTTTCTGTCCGTCGCCCTGATCGCTGGCCCATCCGCGGTGGCTCAGGACGCGAGAAAAGTGTTCCAGGCCGGAGCCGCGACCAGTAACATCACTCCACCGCTGGGAGAAATGATCGTGGGCGGGTGGGTGCCAATTCCGGCCACGCACGTTCACGACGAACTTCACGCGCGCTGCCTGGTGCTGGATGACGGCAGCGACAAAATTGCGATTGTGCTGTGCGACAATGTTGGCATTCCTCGCGAAGTATTCGATGCGGCGAAGGATCAAATCCACGCCGCCACCGAAATTCCCAAACAGAACCTGCTGCTGGCGTCCACTCATACGCATTCTGCCACCACGGCTCGCGGTGCCAGCAAGGTGAAGCGAGATCAGGAGTTAAACGATTACCAGAAGTTTGTGGCTAACCGAATTTCTGACGGCGTTCGACGAGCCATCAATAACCTGGAACCGGCCAAAATCGGCTGGGGATCAGCCACGGAAGAAACCGAAGTCTTCAACCGACGCTGGTTTACGACCGATCCGAATCAACTGAAGAACCCGTTTGGCGGCGTCGACAAAGTCCGCATGAATCCATCGCGTGGCAGCGGAAGTCTGGTAAAACCGGCGGGGCCGATCGATCCTGAGGTTGCGTTTGTTTCTGTGCAAAGTGTGGACGGCCGTCCGATTGCGTTGCTGGCGAACTATTCGCTGCACTATGTCGGCGGCGTGAAGAGCGGTGATATTTCCGCCGACTACTTTGGCTACTTTGCGAAGTACATCGAACAGAAACTGGGCGCGTCCGATCAGACCATCCCGTTCGTTGGCATCATGTCTAATGGCACCAGCGGCGATATCAACAACATTAACTTTCGCGAACGATCGGCGAGTCGTGAGCGCTACGACAAAATGCAGGAAGTGGCCGAAAAGGTGGCTACCAAAGTGTATGAAGCTCACGGCAGCGTGAAATTTCAGGATTGGGTTCCGGTCGCCGGCGCCGCGAAAGAATTGACATTAGAGGTCCGCAAACCAACACCGGAAACGCTGGCCTACTTTGAAAGCCTCAAAGACAAAATCGAAGCCGCCCCAAAGAAGTATCGCCGAGAAGCGATCTACGCCACTCGCTTGCAAAACCTGACGGAAGCTCCCGATTCCATTGACGCGACAATGCAGGTGTTGCGGATTGGCGATCTGGCGATTTCGGCCATTCCGTTCGAAACGTTTGTCGAGATCGGCCTCGAACTGAAAGACGCGACGCCATTCGAAAAGACATTCACAATCGAACTGGCCAACGGATCGTTCGGCTACCTGCCCACCCCCGAACAGCATGAGCTGGGCGGATACGAAACATGGTTGGGCACGAACAATGTCGAATTCGAAGCGTCTCGCAAGATCACTGCAACGTTGCTGGAACTGCAGAAGAAGTTGAAGCAGAAATAG